A genome region from Labrus mixtus chromosome 9, fLabMix1.1, whole genome shotgun sequence includes the following:
- the hip1 gene encoding huntingtin-interacting protein 1 isoform X2 — protein MDLSKIAVSINKAINTQEVAVKEKHARTCILGTHHEKGAHTFWAAVNRLPLSSNAVLCWKFCHVFHKLLRDGHPNVIKDSMRNKADLTDMSRMWGHLSEGYGKLCSIYLKLIITKMEFHIKNPRFPGNLQMSNRQLDEAGENDVNNFFQLTVEMFDYLECELNLFLGVFSSLDMSRSVSVTAAGQCRLAPLIQVILDSSHLYDYTVKLLFKLHSCLPADTLQGHRDRFQEQFKKLKSLFYRSSNLQYFKRLIQIPQLPENPPNFLRASALSEHISPVVVIPAESSSPESEHVVETDDLVDTDLPVLPAFQAPVETKFDDLFGTSAAIDPFNFNSQNGMRKDDKDRLIEQLTREIQALKDELESFRLESGRLCQALRGRVNELEAELAEQSHLRLQAAGESEFLKAELDDLRRVREDTEKEQRSLTEIEKKAQANEQRYTKLKEKYTELVRSHADLLRKNAEVTRQMTVARAAQDEVEAVRKEMQDKVKAAQETADRQEREQLDQLQELQRELVSSRVELDSLKTTVVSSQQSSDVLSTQLATLELEKAELVQSLSKVEAELAVQGEELQQVQSSLASERENGVKTAEALQNQLNEKESREQALESQLVAARWSSLQGAVEEAEKLIQDSLVQIDDPAHISCTSSADYLASRCQASIDCMERLHSARDCFVADNTAVSELVRVVTQCGHLVGDTIVQGSATSHMVPVEQADALSESVKACGAEALDLLSHMKQQDSIAAADDCKLKAALEAILTTAEKLRPRGLELQQGELGDLVEQEMAATSAAVESAASRIEEMLNKSRAVDTGVKMEVNERILASCTELMQAIKVLVVSSKNLQRDIVESGRGAASMKEFYAKNSRWTEGLISASKAVGWGATVMVDAADLVVQGKGKFEELMVCSHEIAASTAQLVAASKVKADKDSGNLQRLQQASRGVTQATAAVVASTKSGKSQIEEKDTMDFSSMTLTQIKRQEMDAQVLVLELETRLQKERERLGELRKKHYELAGVAEGWGEEQEGTG, from the exons GCTGTCAGCATCAATAAGGCCATCAACACACAGGAGGTCGCTGTCAAAGAGAAGCATGCCAGGA CCTGCATCTTGGGCACCCATCATGAGAAAGGCGCCCACACCTTCTGGGCCGCAGTCAACCGGCTTCCTCTCTCTAGTAATGCGGTGCTCTGCTGGAAGTTCTGCCACGTCTTCCACAAGCTGCTGCGAGACGGACATCCAAAC GTGATAAAAGACTCCATGAGGAACAAGGCTGATTTAACTGATATGAGCAGGATGTGG GGTCACCTGAGTGAAGGCTATGGGAAGCTGTGCAGCATCTACCTCAAACTGATCATCACCAAAATGGAGTTTCACATCAAA aaTCCACGTTTCCCTGGCAACCTTCAGATGTCAAACAGACAGCTCGACGAGGCGGGAGAGAACGACGTAAACAACTT CTTCCAGCTGACAGTGGAGATGTTCGACTACCTGGAGTGTGAGCTCAACCTCTTCCTCGGTG TATTCAGCTCTCTCGACATGTCTCGGTCTGTGTCGGTGACGGCGGCGGGTCAGTGTCGCCTGGCCCCTCTCATCCAAGTCATCCTGGACAGCAGCCACCTGTATGACTACACCGTCAAGCTGCTGTTCAAGCTGCACTCCT GCCTTCCAGCCGACACTCTCCAGGGTCACAGAGATCGCTTCCAGGAACAGTTCAAGAA GTTAAAGAGTCTCTTCTATCGCTCCAGTAACCTGCAGTATTTCAAGAGGCTCATTCAGATCCCACAGTTGCCAGAG AACCCTCCTAACTTCCTGCGTGCGTCAGCTCTGTCGGAGCACATCAGCCCCGTGGTCGTGATCCCCGCCGAGTCGTCGTCCCCGGAGTCGGAGCACGTGGTAGAGACAGACGACCTGGTGGACACAGACCTCCCTGTTCTGCCG gcTTTTCAGGCTCCAGTGGAGACCAAGTTTGACGACCTGTTTGGCACCTCAGCTGCTATAGACCCCTTCAACTTCAACAGTCAGAACGGCATGCGGAAGGACGACAA AGACCGTCTGATTGAACAGCTAACGAGGGAAATCCAGGCTCTCAAAGACGAGCTGGAGTCTTTCAGACTGGAG AGTGGTCGTTTGTGCCAGGCGCTGCGGGGGCGTGTCAACGAGCTGGAGGCGGAGCTAGCAGAGCAGAGCCACCTgaggctgcaggctgcaggagaGAGCGAGTTCCTGAAGGCGGAGCTCGACGACCTGCGGAGGGTCAGAGAGGACACGGAGAAGGAGCAGCGGAGCCTGACAGAGATAGAGA AAAAGGCTCAGGCCAACGAGCAGCGTTACACCAAACTGAAGGAGAAATACACAGAGCTGGTTCGGAGTCATGCAGACCTGTTGAGGAAG aacGCAGAGGTGACACGACAGATGACGGTGGCGCGGGCGGCTCAGGATGAAGTGGAGGCAGTGAGGAAAGAGATGCAGGACAAGGTGAAGGCTGCTCAGGagactgcagacagacag GAGAGGGAGCAGCTGGATCAGCTTCAGGAGCTCCAGAGGGAGCTGGTGTCCAGCAGGGTGGAGCTGGACTCCTTGAAGACCACCGTGGTCTCGTCCCAGCAg TCGAGTGATGTCCTCAGCACCCAGCTGGCCACCCTGGAGTTGGAGAAGGCCGAGCTTGTGCAGTCCTTGTCAAAGGTGGAGGCAGAGCTGGCTGTCCAAGGGGAGGAGTTACAGCAAGTGCAAAGCTCTCTGGCATCGGAGAGGGAGAACGGAGTGAAGACGGCAGAAGCTCTGCAGAATCAGCTCAATGAAAAG GAGAGCAGGGAGCAGGCGTTGGAGAGCCAGCTGGTTGCAGCTCGCTGGTCCAGTCTGCAGGGAGCCGTGGAGGAGGCGGAGAAGCTCATCCAGGACTCTCTGGTTCAGATAGACGACCCGGCACACATCAGCTGCACCAGCTCTGCAG ACTACCTTGCATCCAGATGTCAGGCCTCCATAGATTGTATGGAGCGGCTGCACTCTGCCAGAGATTGCTTTGTAGCTGACAACACAG CTGTTTCTGAGCTGGTGCGAGTGGTGACCCAGTGTGGCCACCTGGTGGGCGACACCATCGTTCAGGGTAGTGCCACCTCTCACATGGTGCCTGTGGAGCAAGCTGAtg CCCTGTCAGAGAGCGTGAAGGCATGCGGGGCTGAAGCTCTGGATCTGCTCAGCCACATGAAGCAGCAGGACAGCATAGCGGCAGCAGACGACTGCAAGCTGAAGGCAGCGCTGGAGGCCATCCTGACCACTGCAGAG AAACTGCGTCCCCGAGGTTTGGAGCTACAGCAGGGGGAGCTGGGAGATCTCGTGGAGCAGGAAATGGCTGCCACTTCCGCTGCTGTGGAATCGGCAGCTTCCAGgatagag GAAATGCTCAACAAGTCTCGAGCAGTCGATACAGGAGTCAAGATGGAGGTCAATGAGAG gattcTGGCCTCCTGCACAGAGCTGATGCAAGCGATCAAAGTGCTCGTTGTGTCTTCCAAAAATCTGCAAAGGGACATTGTGGAGAGCGGCAGG ggggcagccTCCATGAAGGAGTTTTATGCCAAGAACTCCCGCTGGACTGAGGGCCTGATCTCTGCCTCCAAAGCAGTGGGATGGGGCGCTACGGTCATGGT AGACGCCGCTGATCTGGTGGTGCAGGGCAAAGGGAAGTTTGAGGAGTTGATGGTGTGTTCACATGAAATAGCTGCCAGCACAGCACAGCTAGTGGCTGCATCTAAG gtAAAAGCAGACAAAGACAGTGGCAACCTGCAGCGCCTGCAGCAGGCGTCCCGCGGTGTAACACAGGCCACTGCAGCTGTCGTAGCCTCCACAAAGTCTGGGAAGTCTCAGATTGAAGAGAAAG ATACGATGGACTTTTCCAGTATGACACTGACCCAGATCAAACGACAGGAGATGGATGCACAG GTTCTGGTCCTGGAGCTGGAGACTCGTCTGCAGAAGGAGCGAGAGCGTCTTGGCGAGCTGAGGAAGAAACATTACGAGCTGGCCGGGGTTGCAGAGGGCTGGGGGGAGGAACAAGAGG GCACAGGTTGA
- the hip1 gene encoding huntingtin-interacting protein 1 isoform X1, with protein sequence MDRVKSSMQQVPNAIPKVIRRTGGANSLELEKENFERGQAVSINKAINTQEVAVKEKHARTCILGTHHEKGAHTFWAAVNRLPLSSNAVLCWKFCHVFHKLLRDGHPNVIKDSMRNKADLTDMSRMWGHLSEGYGKLCSIYLKLIITKMEFHIKNPRFPGNLQMSNRQLDEAGENDVNNFFQLTVEMFDYLECELNLFLGVFSSLDMSRSVSVTAAGQCRLAPLIQVILDSSHLYDYTVKLLFKLHSCLPADTLQGHRDRFQEQFKKLKSLFYRSSNLQYFKRLIQIPQLPENPPNFLRASALSEHISPVVVIPAESSSPESEHVVETDDLVDTDLPVLPAFQAPVETKFDDLFGTSAAIDPFNFNSQNGMRKDDKDRLIEQLTREIQALKDELESFRLESGRLCQALRGRVNELEAELAEQSHLRLQAAGESEFLKAELDDLRRVREDTEKEQRSLTEIEKKAQANEQRYTKLKEKYTELVRSHADLLRKNAEVTRQMTVARAAQDEVEAVRKEMQDKVKAAQETADRQEREQLDQLQELQRELVSSRVELDSLKTTVVSSQQSSDVLSTQLATLELEKAELVQSLSKVEAELAVQGEELQQVQSSLASERENGVKTAEALQNQLNEKESREQALESQLVAARWSSLQGAVEEAEKLIQDSLVQIDDPAHISCTSSADYLASRCQASIDCMERLHSARDCFVADNTAVSELVRVVTQCGHLVGDTIVQGSATSHMVPVEQADALSESVKACGAEALDLLSHMKQQDSIAAADDCKLKAALEAILTTAEKLRPRGLELQQGELGDLVEQEMAATSAAVESAASRIEEMLNKSRAVDTGVKMEVNERILASCTELMQAIKVLVVSSKNLQRDIVESGRGAASMKEFYAKNSRWTEGLISASKAVGWGATVMVDAADLVVQGKGKFEELMVCSHEIAASTAQLVAASKVKADKDSGNLQRLQQASRGVTQATAAVVASTKSGKSQIEEKDTMDFSSMTLTQIKRQEMDAQVLVLELETRLQKERERLGELRKKHYELAGVAEGWGEEQEGTG encoded by the exons GCTGTCAGCATCAATAAGGCCATCAACACACAGGAGGTCGCTGTCAAAGAGAAGCATGCCAGGA CCTGCATCTTGGGCACCCATCATGAGAAAGGCGCCCACACCTTCTGGGCCGCAGTCAACCGGCTTCCTCTCTCTAGTAATGCGGTGCTCTGCTGGAAGTTCTGCCACGTCTTCCACAAGCTGCTGCGAGACGGACATCCAAAC GTGATAAAAGACTCCATGAGGAACAAGGCTGATTTAACTGATATGAGCAGGATGTGG GGTCACCTGAGTGAAGGCTATGGGAAGCTGTGCAGCATCTACCTCAAACTGATCATCACCAAAATGGAGTTTCACATCAAA aaTCCACGTTTCCCTGGCAACCTTCAGATGTCAAACAGACAGCTCGACGAGGCGGGAGAGAACGACGTAAACAACTT CTTCCAGCTGACAGTGGAGATGTTCGACTACCTGGAGTGTGAGCTCAACCTCTTCCTCGGTG TATTCAGCTCTCTCGACATGTCTCGGTCTGTGTCGGTGACGGCGGCGGGTCAGTGTCGCCTGGCCCCTCTCATCCAAGTCATCCTGGACAGCAGCCACCTGTATGACTACACCGTCAAGCTGCTGTTCAAGCTGCACTCCT GCCTTCCAGCCGACACTCTCCAGGGTCACAGAGATCGCTTCCAGGAACAGTTCAAGAA GTTAAAGAGTCTCTTCTATCGCTCCAGTAACCTGCAGTATTTCAAGAGGCTCATTCAGATCCCACAGTTGCCAGAG AACCCTCCTAACTTCCTGCGTGCGTCAGCTCTGTCGGAGCACATCAGCCCCGTGGTCGTGATCCCCGCCGAGTCGTCGTCCCCGGAGTCGGAGCACGTGGTAGAGACAGACGACCTGGTGGACACAGACCTCCCTGTTCTGCCG gcTTTTCAGGCTCCAGTGGAGACCAAGTTTGACGACCTGTTTGGCACCTCAGCTGCTATAGACCCCTTCAACTTCAACAGTCAGAACGGCATGCGGAAGGACGACAA AGACCGTCTGATTGAACAGCTAACGAGGGAAATCCAGGCTCTCAAAGACGAGCTGGAGTCTTTCAGACTGGAG AGTGGTCGTTTGTGCCAGGCGCTGCGGGGGCGTGTCAACGAGCTGGAGGCGGAGCTAGCAGAGCAGAGCCACCTgaggctgcaggctgcaggagaGAGCGAGTTCCTGAAGGCGGAGCTCGACGACCTGCGGAGGGTCAGAGAGGACACGGAGAAGGAGCAGCGGAGCCTGACAGAGATAGAGA AAAAGGCTCAGGCCAACGAGCAGCGTTACACCAAACTGAAGGAGAAATACACAGAGCTGGTTCGGAGTCATGCAGACCTGTTGAGGAAG aacGCAGAGGTGACACGACAGATGACGGTGGCGCGGGCGGCTCAGGATGAAGTGGAGGCAGTGAGGAAAGAGATGCAGGACAAGGTGAAGGCTGCTCAGGagactgcagacagacag GAGAGGGAGCAGCTGGATCAGCTTCAGGAGCTCCAGAGGGAGCTGGTGTCCAGCAGGGTGGAGCTGGACTCCTTGAAGACCACCGTGGTCTCGTCCCAGCAg TCGAGTGATGTCCTCAGCACCCAGCTGGCCACCCTGGAGTTGGAGAAGGCCGAGCTTGTGCAGTCCTTGTCAAAGGTGGAGGCAGAGCTGGCTGTCCAAGGGGAGGAGTTACAGCAAGTGCAAAGCTCTCTGGCATCGGAGAGGGAGAACGGAGTGAAGACGGCAGAAGCTCTGCAGAATCAGCTCAATGAAAAG GAGAGCAGGGAGCAGGCGTTGGAGAGCCAGCTGGTTGCAGCTCGCTGGTCCAGTCTGCAGGGAGCCGTGGAGGAGGCGGAGAAGCTCATCCAGGACTCTCTGGTTCAGATAGACGACCCGGCACACATCAGCTGCACCAGCTCTGCAG ACTACCTTGCATCCAGATGTCAGGCCTCCATAGATTGTATGGAGCGGCTGCACTCTGCCAGAGATTGCTTTGTAGCTGACAACACAG CTGTTTCTGAGCTGGTGCGAGTGGTGACCCAGTGTGGCCACCTGGTGGGCGACACCATCGTTCAGGGTAGTGCCACCTCTCACATGGTGCCTGTGGAGCAAGCTGAtg CCCTGTCAGAGAGCGTGAAGGCATGCGGGGCTGAAGCTCTGGATCTGCTCAGCCACATGAAGCAGCAGGACAGCATAGCGGCAGCAGACGACTGCAAGCTGAAGGCAGCGCTGGAGGCCATCCTGACCACTGCAGAG AAACTGCGTCCCCGAGGTTTGGAGCTACAGCAGGGGGAGCTGGGAGATCTCGTGGAGCAGGAAATGGCTGCCACTTCCGCTGCTGTGGAATCGGCAGCTTCCAGgatagag GAAATGCTCAACAAGTCTCGAGCAGTCGATACAGGAGTCAAGATGGAGGTCAATGAGAG gattcTGGCCTCCTGCACAGAGCTGATGCAAGCGATCAAAGTGCTCGTTGTGTCTTCCAAAAATCTGCAAAGGGACATTGTGGAGAGCGGCAGG ggggcagccTCCATGAAGGAGTTTTATGCCAAGAACTCCCGCTGGACTGAGGGCCTGATCTCTGCCTCCAAAGCAGTGGGATGGGGCGCTACGGTCATGGT AGACGCCGCTGATCTGGTGGTGCAGGGCAAAGGGAAGTTTGAGGAGTTGATGGTGTGTTCACATGAAATAGCTGCCAGCACAGCACAGCTAGTGGCTGCATCTAAG gtAAAAGCAGACAAAGACAGTGGCAACCTGCAGCGCCTGCAGCAGGCGTCCCGCGGTGTAACACAGGCCACTGCAGCTGTCGTAGCCTCCACAAAGTCTGGGAAGTCTCAGATTGAAGAGAAAG ATACGATGGACTTTTCCAGTATGACACTGACCCAGATCAAACGACAGGAGATGGATGCACAG GTTCTGGTCCTGGAGCTGGAGACTCGTCTGCAGAAGGAGCGAGAGCGTCTTGGCGAGCTGAGGAAGAAACATTACGAGCTGGCCGGGGTTGCAGAGGGCTGGGGGGAGGAACAAGAGG GCACAGGTTGA
- the LOC132980285 gene encoding protein yippee-like 2, with translation MVRMTRSKTFQAYLPSCHRTYSCIHCRAHLANHDELISKSFQGSQGRAYLFNSVVNVGCGPAEERVLLTGLHAVADIYCENCKTTLGWKYEHAFESSQKYKEGKFIIELAHMIKDNGWD, from the exons ATGGTCAGAATGACGCGCTCCAAGACCTTTCAGGCATACCTGCCGAGCTGCCACCGAACCTACAGCTGCATCCACTGCCGAGCTCACCTGGCCAACCACGACGAGCTCATCTCCAAG TCGTTCCAGGGCAGCCAAGGCAGAGCCTACCTGTTCAACTCAGT GGTGAACGTCGGGTGTGgccctgcagaggagagagttCTGCTTACAGGCTTGCATGCTGTAGCAGATATCTACTGTGAGAACTGCAAGACAACCCTTGGCTGGAAATAT GAACACGCCTTTGAGAGCAGTCAGAAGTACAAAGAGGGCAAGTTCATCATCGAGCTGGCCCACATGATCAAGGACAACGGCTGGGACTGA